One window of the Rosa rugosa chromosome 3, drRosRugo1.1, whole genome shotgun sequence genome contains the following:
- the LOC133737029 gene encoding auxin-induced protein X15-like → MGIRLQEMVVHAKHIMQLRRHAATSSKNQIRCSSTTSNNVDDVPKGHFAIYVGVEEEKKERFVVPISYLKQPMFQDLLLKAAEEFGFDQMGGITLPCGVEDFTSLTSRLN, encoded by the coding sequence ATGGGGATTCGATTGCAAGAGATGGTTGTTCATGCTAAGCACATTATGCAGCTGCGCCGGCATGCAGCGACGTCGTCTAAGAACCAAATAAGGTGCAGCAGTACTACTAGTAATAATGTTGATGATGTGCCGAAAGGTCATTTCGCAATTTATGTAGGggtagaagaagagaagaaggagcgGTTTGTGGTTCCTATTTCATACTTGAAGCAACCGATGTTCCAAGACTTGCTGCTCAAGGCTGCCGAGGAGTTTGGTTTTGATCAAATGGGTGGCATTACACTTCCGTGTGGAGTAGAAGACTTTACTAGTCTTACTTCTCGTCTAAATTAA
- the LOC133739605 gene encoding auxin-induced protein 15A-like, producing the protein MGIKLMGIAHAKQKLQRTLSARLGAVTDTTGIDVPKGHFAVYVGEGKKKRFVIPISYLNHPLFLDLLNKAQEEFGYDHPTGGLTIPCSEDYFITLTSALNSS; encoded by the coding sequence ATGGGTATCAAATTGATGGGTATAGCTCATGCCAAGCAGAAACTACAGCGAACCCTTTCAGCGAGGTTGGGAGCAGTTACAGACACTACGGGTATTGATGTCCCGAAAGGCCACTTTGCTGTTTATGTTGGAGAAGGCAAGAAGAAGAGGTTTGTGATTCCGATATCGTATTTGAACCATCCTTTGTTTCTAGACTTGTTGAACAAGGCTCAGGAAGAGTTTGGATATGATCATCCTACAGGTGGTCTTACAATTCCATGCAGTGAAGACTACTTCATTACCCTAACTTCGGCTCTAAACTCCTCATAA